In the Clarias gariepinus isolate MV-2021 ecotype Netherlands chromosome 10, CGAR_prim_01v2, whole genome shotgun sequence genome, CAGCCATACAAAATATATGTGAATGTGCATCTTGTGGTGTGGCCTCTTTTTTTCTGCTCTCACAGTCACAGTTGAACAGTGGATGCAGATGCCCACAGACCAGCCCAAGAAAATTTCTTTGTAATGTCAGTTGTTTTGGGCTTTTCTTCATAGTTCATAGTTCCCAACCACTCTATCAACTGCTGTTTGTCTTGTGTGACCTGTTCTATATCCACTTGTTAGTAGACCAAGAGAAACATTTTAGGACATTTTGTTGCAACAAATGGTTGTATTTGCCTCCCTCTTTTCTCAGCTTCAAATATGctggctttttattttttttagatttttcttagaatgttctctggttttcacattggtttatctttttttttttttaacaataaattaagcttttatattaaaaacacaGGCCTCAAATCAAGATTAGACATTCAGTCTAATAGGGCACACCTAGGCAACAAGAAACACTGTTCCAATAATTTTGACCACTTGAGTTCAAACTAAAGGTGCCATATTTGAACACATCTAGATGTAAATATCAGGAAATAAAAGAATTGTGTTCTACTGTTTCAACTTTTGATCTCAAACCGAAATGTGTTTATCAAAAACAATAGAACTGCTCTTCTGTTCCAATACCTTCAGAAAAATCTGTATTTAAACACAACAGTTTGTATTAATGAAGCTCAACTGTTTAAAATGATGTGTTATAAGAGTGAACAATGTCATGAATGGGACATTTTGTTTATCGTCACAATGTAATACCATAATAGGTTAAGGTTAAATGCTCACTTTCTGACTCCGAAAGCGCACAATAACAGTCCATTGCAAAGTTGGTCCACACaacctgtttaaaaaagaaaaatctaacatggatgattttttttttacttcaggaTAGCTTTGATACTCTGTACAGTATGACTGAGCATGCATCTTGTTATGTCTGAGGTGGTTGAGGAAGAGGTGGGGATGGGGGAGGGTCAGATTCTGTTCTGTTGCGCTTCATTGGCAAATCATGATCATGCGCCTTCCTTATGTGCCTGTACAGGTCCCCAGACTGTGTGTAACTCCGGTAACAGTAACGGCATTCATAAGGACGCTCCCGTGTGTGCACTATGGCGTGCCTTCTCAGTGTATAGGCAcaagaaaatgtttttccaCAAGTGGCACATGTAGGCACATCTTCCACATAATTCCCAAGAGAATCGTGATATTCCTCAAAGTAGACAGTCTGTTGGTCTGATTGCTGTGAAGCTGCCGTGAAAAGTGTAGTTTGGAAGCTGGGTGTGTCAGAAGAGGAAGCACTAGAAGCCTGTggtgaaaagggaaaagaaattgGCTCTTGGTGATTGTGCGAGAGTTGCATTAATGAGTGGGGAGGTATGAAGTGAGCGTTAGTAATCTCAACGTCATTAGTGCTCTCATAATTCTCCCTTTCTTCTAAATTAGCATCTCTCCTATGCTCCCTGGCCCTAACAGGTTCCTCATCCATGTCTTCTGGCTCTTCATCTGAGATCACAATGGCCTCCACTTTTACTTTGGCCATCTCTTCTGTTCCATCTCCTCTACCTGCTGAATTCAAAGGCATGGGAGAGCACGACCGTGACCGTGGCTGTTCATTTAATGCTCTGGCAGTGTGTCTCACATCATCAGTTGCACTCGGTCCATTGCGTTGCCTTGAtgtcgttttttttgtttgtgcaggATGATGAGTAGCAACTGTAAACACATTGCTTATTTCTTTTGACATGGACATATCTGACTGGTCTCTCTTTTGGCTGTGTTCCACAGGAACCAAAACCATAACTGTGGGTGCACTAGGCAAAATTTCTGTTCCTGCTTGAACTGGTTCTGTCGTGCTGCAAGGACTCGAAAGTGTAGATTCCATATTACCAGCTGCTGACATTCCAGCTCTAGCAGGTCCAGGAGAAGAACTGTACAAGCCTGGCGCAGAATCATTTACTGCTGTAAGAGAGTCCATTCCTGGTTGAGTAGTGTCTGCCATGTCTGGACTTCCCAGATTTATGCTGTGTGTGATGCAATTAGGAACTCCCACATTTGTTTCTGCTTTAGTGTCAATATGAACCGCTGATTGCTGGCTTGGCTGAGGACATTGTGTTACCGAGGGAGACGAGGTTGGATTTGATGCAGACACCCTGACAGCTCCTTGTCTACTTTCCATCGTTTCTCTTCGGCCATTCAACATTCCTTCCCTAGATGACCCAGTAAACATAGTTCCATCTCCTCCCATTTCACTTCCTCCCTCTTCTTCCCTGGTGCTGTCAGCCTCAGCCAGTCCACGACCCTGCAGTCTTTTCTTACAGACTCGGACCACATCGTTCATGTGCAAGAAACTGGCTGCGGCAAGAACGTCTTCCGGAGGGGGATGTGCCGCCAACTGTAGTACTCCCTCGTACATGAAATCAAGGAGCAACCCAAATGCCGGAGGGGTCACTATGTCTCCATTAATGGTGACGGTGTCCGTCTCTGGTCCTCCGTTTACAGTAGACGTGCTGCCTACTGGGTGTTCAGAGTAGAACATGTGGAAGAACGGTGAGCAGGACGCTAGCACAGCACGGTGAGCCAGAAAGCGAGTGGCGCCAACTCTGACGGTGCAGTCACACAGGAATCCCTGTAGACGCTGAGAACGTAGACTGGCCAAGAGCTGCTGACTGTGACCTGGGAACTCCATGTCAAGCTACAAGACGTGACGTAGAGATCAGTTAACATGTTCAACAGGTGAAGATAACATGCAGTTGAAGCATAAAACATAAGAAATGTTGAGTTACTATACCTTAGATGAAGAACTAGGTGTAAATGAGGTTACAGCAACGAGCAAAGACCTTCAGAGTAGTAACGTCATCAGACCTGAATCCAATCAagccattattaaaaaaaaaaaaaaaaaaaaacccagaaaggAATAAAACCAATCACTCCATCACTTCACCTGAAAAAGGCAGACATTAGCATTATAAAAACCTCTGGGGATTTCCAACAGGTTGGTTAATTAACGCGTTTTACGGTTAGAACTAACGAGCAGAATATATATTGTTAACAATGTACACATTGCCGATATGCAGGACAAACAACTGCAGCTTTAGCTACTAGTTGCTCTGACAACAAAACGCTCTGAGCACTAGCATGCTATTCTCAGCCAACATAACAGCAAGAAAACTCATTTAGCTAGTAGCTAAGACAACGGCACATCACATTTACCTGTATAAAACAAATACGACAATATTGCAGACATCATTTcgtaatatttcttttaaattcataaatacGACAGAATTTGTTGCCGATATAAACAACAAACAGTTTTGAGCATACAGTGATGTTTTCTGTAAAGCATCGAAACCAACGAAGACTCACTATCCTGCTAACGTAGCCGTTATTCCTCGGCTGAATCCTAAATAGCCCTGATGCCTCAACATAGGTGCACTAGAGAGGCCACGGCATATTGGCCTTCACACTATAAATAGTGCACTAATAGTTTTAAATAGAACGATTTCAGGATAGGCCCATCCTCAAGTCTGCCACCTATTGGTTGGAAACGGGACCGGTCCGCTCTTTTTAAAGCTCCGTGTAGCACAAACGTAGTAACATCTGTTCCTGAGATAACAAGATCTTCGACACTGCTTAAGAGTTGTTCAATAAGCGGAAATATATGTTTtacttgaattattttttttaatgaagcaagCCATGATACATGGTTAGGTTGTAAATATAAAACGACCTGGTGATTTGTTAGTAAATTAATGTTCGTTTAGCGCGTGCCTGCTTTTAAGTTGAACCATTTAACGAGTTGAATTGTGCGCGCGCTTCACGCTAACACACGTTTCCACGAGCCTgcgcttatttaaaaaaaaaaaaaaaaaaatggaggagaGTGAGAGGGAAGTAGTGAGTGAGCTCGGTTCTGAAAGTTTCACCTCGTGTAAGCAGCAGAACACAGGCGGAGAAGATGATAGTGATGATATTGACAGGAAACTGGACATTAGTTCAGACCAGTTTGACCCGCTGCTTGCCCTGTATTCTTCAGCAGTTCCTTTGCCTTACCCCAACATCAAGTGCTTTAACAACCTCGCGGAATACGAAAGCTTTATGAAAGGTGGTCGTGGAAGGGCGAAACCCGAAAACGTGGAGAAAAGAATCCGGAAAGCGAAAAGGGGAGTACCGGATCCGGAGAGAATAGAGAGGCTGAAGCAGCTCATGGTGCAAAATCCGACGGAGGAATCGGAGGAGCGCGGGGCGAAGAGACACGCTGCCAGGCGCAGAGCTCCGAAGAATGTTCTCACACGGATGCCATGTGTGTGTCTCAGGAATGAAAGCTCCCAGGcattacacaaacatacagtctTTGTCatgacttatttttaaaaatgcgttttccccctgtgtgtgtgtgtgtgtgtgtgtgtgtagtgcatgAGGGCAGTCCTTTAGGAGAACTGAACCGCTGCGTCCAACACCGACTCCGAGTCAAAGTCCACATCCGCTCGTTTAAGGGGCTGCGCGGAGTGTGTACCGGCTTCGTGGTGGCTTTCGACAAATTCTGGAACCTGGTAAAGAACTACAACTGAAATATCAAGCTTGGTACTGAGATGGGAATACATAACTCATAAGCCGTGAGCCAtgaacacacaagaaaacacacacaaacaaaacagcatTATAAGTGGGTTTTGCTTGAAAGAAGCTTTTGAAGAGCAATCAGAAGCAGAGCGAAACCAGAGTAAAGTCTCTGCATAGATGAACCGTTTAGAGTTCAAAGATGAAAGCTTTTGGGAAACGTATTATTagatggtggcttagtggttagattTGATTCcaggccaggtttgattcctgtctggGTGCATGGAGTTGAATGTTCTgttgtttaaatgttgtttcctccaacagtcaaaagacatgcagattaggctaactggtcttcccaaattgccggtagtgtgtgaatgtgtgtgtgtgtatgccttgcaatggattggcaccctgtccaatgTGTACCCCAACTTGTTCcttaagtttcctgggataagctccaggccctgcaaccctgtgtacaggatataACACTATAGACAATGAGAGACTATTGTAAGTGACATAGTGGTTCCCTCTTCACGGTCTGTAAGCATGTTTTGTATTTTCTCTCTTATGCTTGGTAAGTTTCCTCCCAACATTCAAAGACATGCCACATATGTCCcatacatcaaaagaaccagtaaTTAACTtgtcagtcatagagagacccagagacagacagacaatagGAAATACATTAGTATTCTCCagttaaacaaaagggttccagCAGACATGAGCTGTCTGGATGCATATTCATCTGTATACAGGCTATGGGAAGTTTTACCATGTACGGAGTCAGAAAGTGCAATGAGGGGCTTCTCAGTAGAAtactatatatgtatgtaataaaaaaagcttaactgtcctaatgtgtgtttttaaccCACTAACTTAAGCTTTAATTCTTTAATTCAGGCGATGGTGGATGTGGATGAAACCTACAGGGAGCCATTACTTGGAGAGGCATTCTACCATGAAAAAGCTCTGACTGTTACAAGGGTATGGCACGACGACTTTACTCAGAAATAGTTACTCCTGGCTGAAAGATTTCTCATCCATGATTGACTTTT is a window encoding:
- the lsm11 gene encoding U7 snRNA-associated Sm-like protein LSm11 — translated: MEESEREVVSELGSESFTSCKQQNTGGEDDSDDIDRKLDISSDQFDPLLALYSSAVPLPYPNIKCFNNLAEYESFMKGGRGRAKPENVEKRIRKAKRGVPDPERIERLKQLMVQNPTEESEERGAKRHAARRRAPKNVLTRMPLHEGSPLGELNRCVQHRLRVKVHIRSFKGLRGVCTGFVVAFDKFWNLAMVDVDETYREPLLGEAFYHEKALTVTRLFQKLQVQTALGKASEAVTSKEDDPGAKPHPISTSSIARVQSSRKAAERLAQSVKNLEVTGAGMSNISAGSKRKPKVSKPKVEYGRVRTRHVNQLFIRGENVLLVNIQQE
- the zbtb3 gene encoding zinc finger and BTB domain-containing protein 3, giving the protein MEFPGHSQQLLASLRSQRLQGFLCDCTVRVGATRFLAHRAVLASCSPFFHMFYSEHPVGSTSTVNGGPETDTVTINGDIVTPPAFGLLLDFMYEGVLQLAAHPPPEDVLAAASFLHMNDVVRVCKKRLQGRGLAEADSTREEEGGSEMGGDGTMFTGSSREGMLNGRRETMESRQGAVRVSASNPTSSPSVTQCPQPSQQSAVHIDTKAETNVGVPNCITHSINLGSPDMADTTQPGMDSLTAVNDSAPGLYSSSPGPARAGMSAAGNMESTLSSPCSTTEPVQAGTEILPSAPTVMVLVPVEHSQKRDQSDMSMSKEISNVFTVATHHPAQTKKTTSRQRNGPSATDDVRHTARALNEQPRSRSCSPMPLNSAGRGDGTEEMAKVKVEAIVISDEEPEDMDEEPVRAREHRRDANLEERENYESTNDVEITNAHFIPPHSLMQLSHNHQEPISFPFSPQASSASSSDTPSFQTTLFTAASQQSDQQTVYFEEYHDSLGNYVEDVPTCATCGKTFSCAYTLRRHAIVHTRERPYECRYCYRSYTQSGDLYRHIRKAHDHDLPMKRNRTESDPPPSPPLPQPPQT